One stretch of Streptomyces sp. NBC_00443 DNA includes these proteins:
- a CDS encoding potassium channel family protein: MKLPGQDAIAREADERVATYRVKLPKKIVEHPFRQVAKRVMIALSLLVAAALIVYADHDGYNDSSDGSVDLLDAFYYATVSLSTTGYGDITPVSDAARLTNIFVITPMRVLFLIILVGTTLEVLTERTREEWRLTRWRSTLRDHTVVVGFGTKGRSAIQTVCATGLKKEQVIVVDPSSKVIEAAVADGYAGVTGDATRSEVLKRAEVHKARKIIIATQRDDTAVLVTLTARQLNRGAKIVAAVREEENAPLLKQSGADAVITSASAAGRLLGLSVLSPAAGMVLEDLIQQGSGLDIVERPVIKAEVGKNPRQTDDLVVSVVRGHRVLGYDDPDVGTLELTDRLITIVRATPGSQVAPDDRRLPPGMKPV, translated from the coding sequence GTGAAACTTCCGGGCCAGGACGCCATAGCGCGCGAGGCGGACGAGCGTGTCGCCACCTATCGCGTGAAGCTTCCGAAGAAGATCGTGGAGCATCCGTTCCGGCAGGTCGCCAAGCGGGTCATGATCGCGCTCTCGCTGCTCGTGGCGGCCGCGTTGATCGTCTACGCCGACCATGACGGGTACAACGACAGCTCCGACGGTTCCGTCGACCTTCTCGACGCCTTCTACTACGCGACCGTCAGCCTCTCCACGACCGGATACGGCGACATCACCCCGGTCAGTGACGCCGCCCGGCTCACCAATATCTTCGTCATCACGCCGATGCGCGTGCTGTTCCTGATCATCCTGGTCGGCACCACGCTCGAGGTCCTCACCGAACGGACCCGGGAGGAATGGCGATTGACCCGCTGGAGGTCCACCTTGCGCGACCACACCGTTGTCGTCGGCTTCGGCACCAAGGGCCGTTCGGCGATCCAGACCGTCTGCGCGACGGGCTTGAAGAAGGAACAGGTCATCGTGGTCGACCCGAGTTCCAAGGTGATCGAGGCGGCGGTCGCGGACGGATACGCGGGAGTCACGGGGGACGCGACACGCAGCGAGGTCCTGAAGCGGGCCGAGGTGCACAAGGCACGGAAGATCATCATCGCCACCCAGCGCGACGACACCGCCGTCCTGGTGACGCTGACGGCACGGCAGCTCAACCGCGGGGCGAAGATCGTGGCCGCGGTGCGTGAGGAGGAGAACGCGCCGCTGCTCAAACAGTCCGGCGCCGACGCTGTCATCACCAGCGCCAGCGCGGCCGGGCGGCTGCTCGGCCTCTCGGTGCTCAGCCCCGCCGCCGGCATGGTGCTGGAGGACCTGATCCAGCAGGGCAGCGGGCTCGACATCGTCGAACGGCCGGTCATAAAGGCCGAGGTGGGCAAGAACCCGCGCCAGACGGACGACCTGGTGGTGAGCGTCGTACGCGGGCACCGGGTGCTCGGATACGACGATCCGGACGTCGGGACACTGGAGTTGACGGACCGGCTCATCACGATCGTGAGGGCGACGCCGGGCAGTCAGGTCGCACCCGATGACCGGCGTCTGCCCCCAGGCATGAAGCCCGTCTGA